The proteins below are encoded in one region of Sphingomonas sp.:
- a CDS encoding PAS domain-containing sensor histidine kinase, translating to MSAASATLIAIAVTATGFVARLGLDPLLANRATFIFFVPGVVAAAFIGFWPALAATLAGAAAGLAADRLTGELLFGDWVAATVFLCMGGVIAVGGAWLKRARSDEAAIARELERREAHLTSILQTVPDAMIVIDEDGLIRDFSDTAERQFGWTSEEVTGRNVSMLMPSPYREAHDGYLERYYQTGERRIIGVGRVVVGERKDGSTFPMELAVGEMELTEGRFFTGFVRDLTERQQTETRLQELQSELVHVSRLTALGEMASALAHELNQPLSAIGNYLSGSRMLLKREQVPQDKVADAVERAASEALRAGEIIRRLRDFVSRGETERRLESLPKLLEEASALALVGAKEYGVRARIDLQPKIDLVLVDKVQIQQVILNLIRNAIDAMTGSERRELSINVATDDAGMAMVTVADTGPGIRPDVADQLFQPFVTTKRTGMGVGLSICRTIVEAHGGKIWAGANEGGGAVFSFTVPSVSKEELSDAE from the coding sequence ATGAGCGCGGCAAGCGCGACGCTGATCGCGATCGCGGTGACCGCCACGGGGTTCGTCGCCCGCCTGGGACTCGACCCGCTGCTCGCGAACCGGGCGACCTTCATCTTCTTCGTGCCGGGCGTCGTGGCCGCGGCATTCATCGGGTTCTGGCCCGCGCTGGCGGCGACCCTTGCCGGCGCCGCCGCCGGCTTGGCGGCGGACCGCCTGACCGGCGAGCTGCTGTTCGGCGACTGGGTCGCCGCGACCGTGTTCCTCTGCATGGGCGGCGTCATCGCCGTCGGCGGCGCCTGGCTGAAGCGCGCGCGGAGCGACGAGGCGGCAATCGCACGCGAACTCGAGCGGCGTGAGGCGCACCTGACCTCGATCCTCCAGACCGTCCCCGATGCGATGATCGTCATCGATGAGGACGGACTGATCCGCGATTTCAGCGACACCGCCGAGCGCCAGTTCGGCTGGACCTCCGAAGAAGTCACCGGGCGCAACGTCAGCATGCTCATGCCCTCTCCCTATCGCGAGGCGCATGACGGCTATCTCGAGCGCTACTACCAGACCGGCGAGCGGCGCATCATCGGCGTCGGCCGCGTCGTCGTCGGCGAGCGCAAGGACGGCTCGACCTTCCCGATGGAGCTCGCCGTGGGCGAGATGGAGCTCACCGAGGGCCGTTTCTTCACCGGCTTCGTGCGCGACCTGACTGAGCGTCAGCAGACCGAGACGCGCCTGCAAGAGCTTCAGAGCGAGCTGGTCCATGTGTCGCGGCTCACCGCGCTCGGTGAGATGGCCTCCGCGCTCGCGCACGAACTCAACCAGCCGCTGAGCGCGATCGGCAACTATCTGTCGGGCAGCAGGATGCTGCTCAAGCGCGAGCAGGTGCCGCAAGACAAGGTCGCCGACGCGGTCGAGCGCGCCGCGAGCGAAGCGCTGCGCGCCGGCGAGATCATCCGCCGCCTGCGCGACTTCGTCTCGCGCGGCGAGACCGAGCGCCGGCTGGAGAGCCTGCCCAAGCTGCTGGAAGAGGCGAGCGCACTCGCGCTGGTCGGCGCCAAGGAATATGGCGTGCGCGCCCGCATCGATCTGCAGCCAAAAATCGACCTGGTGCTCGTCGACAAGGTCCAGATCCAGCAGGTGATATTGAACCTGATCCGCAACGCGATCGACGCGATGACCGGATCGGAGCGGCGCGAGCTTTCGATCAACGTTGCGACGGACGATGCGGGGATGGCGATGGTGACCGTGGCCGACACCGGCCCGGGAATTCGGCCCGACGTCGCCGATCAGCTCTTCCAGCCTTTCGTCACCACCAAGCGCACCGGCATGGGCGTGGGGCTTTCCATCTGCCGCACGATCGTGGAAGCGCATGGCGGAAAGATCTGGGCGGGAGCGAATGAAGGCGGCGGCGCCGTCTTCAGCTTCACCGTTCCCAGCGTCAGCAAGGAGGAACTCAGCGATGCCGAATGA
- the fixJ gene encoding response regulator FixJ gives MPNEPVVHIVDDDEGVRGSLSFLLGCSEIATRTYESAAPFLKAVPVMEHGCIITDVRMPEMSGMELVAKLKSMGVTDPVIMITGHADVPMAIQALHAGVSDFIEKPFSDEAILMAVRTALARQQSRGEIELERDEIRRRLATLSGREREVMEGLIEGKANKVIAYDLEISARTVEVYRANVMTKTDARTLSELVRMVMIARLA, from the coding sequence ATGCCGAATGAGCCGGTGGTTCATATTGTCGACGACGACGAGGGCGTCCGCGGCTCGCTCTCCTTCCTGCTCGGATGCTCGGAGATAGCGACGCGCACCTACGAATCGGCAGCGCCGTTCCTCAAGGCGGTGCCGGTCATGGAGCATGGCTGCATAATCACCGACGTGCGGATGCCCGAAATGAGCGGCATGGAGCTCGTCGCCAAGCTGAAGTCGATGGGCGTGACCGATCCCGTGATCATGATCACCGGCCATGCCGACGTGCCGATGGCGATCCAGGCCCTCCATGCCGGGGTCTCCGACTTCATCGAGAAGCCGTTCAGCGACGAAGCCATCCTGATGGCGGTGCGCACCGCGCTCGCCCGGCAGCAGAGCCGCGGCGAGATCGAGCTGGAACGCGACGAGATCCGCCGGCGCCTCGCGACGCTCTCCGGGCGCGAGCGCGAGGTGATGGAAGGATTGATCGAGGGCAAGGCGAACAAGGTGATCGCGTACGACCTCGAGATCAGCGCACGCACCGTGGAGGTCTATCGCGCGAACGTGATGACCAAGACCGACGCGCGCACGCTGTCGGAACTCGTGCGGATGGTGATGATCGCGCGGCTGGCCTAG
- the hemA gene encoding 5-aminolevulinate synthase, with product MDYEQIFAGAIDRLHAEGRYRVFIDILRNKGMFPNARCFAGHNGPKPITVWCSNDYLAMGQHPKVIAAMEEALHDVGAGSGGTRNIGGNTHYHIELERELADLHGKENALLFTSGYVSNEATLATLAKILPGCIVYSDELNHASMIAGIRNSGCEKRVFRHNDLAHLEELLAADDPALPKLIAFESVYSMDADIAPIAGICDLADKYNALTYCDEVHAVGMYGPRGGGITERDEVAHRITILEGTLGKAFGVMGGYIAADQMIIDVIRSYAPGFIFTTSLSPVLVAGALASVKHLKGSTAERDGQHAAAAKLKAMMAEAGLPVLASTTHIVPLMVGDPVKAKKISDVLLAEYGVYVQPINYPTVPRGTERLRFTPGPAHDEPMMRDLVNALTEIWGRLELRLAA from the coding sequence TTGGATTACGAGCAGATTTTCGCCGGCGCTATTGACCGGTTGCATGCGGAGGGACGGTACCGTGTGTTCATCGACATATTGCGTAACAAGGGGATGTTTCCCAATGCGCGGTGTTTCGCGGGGCATAACGGACCGAAGCCGATCACGGTGTGGTGCTCGAACGACTATCTGGCGATGGGCCAGCATCCCAAGGTGATCGCGGCGATGGAGGAGGCGCTGCACGACGTCGGCGCCGGCTCTGGCGGCACGCGCAACATCGGCGGCAACACCCATTACCATATCGAGCTGGAGCGCGAGCTGGCCGATCTCCACGGCAAGGAAAACGCGCTGTTGTTCACCTCGGGCTATGTCTCGAACGAAGCGACGCTGGCGACGCTGGCCAAAATCCTGCCCGGCTGCATCGTCTATTCGGACGAGCTGAACCACGCCTCGATGATCGCCGGCATCCGCAATTCGGGCTGCGAGAAGCGCGTGTTCCGCCACAACGATCTCGCCCATCTCGAGGAGCTGCTGGCCGCCGACGACCCCGCGCTGCCCAAGCTGATCGCGTTCGAGAGCGTCTATTCGATGGATGCCGACATCGCCCCGATCGCCGGGATCTGCGACCTCGCCGACAAGTACAACGCGCTGACCTATTGCGACGAGGTCCATGCCGTCGGCATGTACGGCCCGCGCGGCGGCGGCATCACCGAGCGCGACGAAGTCGCCCACCGCATCACCATCCTCGAAGGCACGCTCGGCAAGGCGTTCGGAGTGATGGGCGGCTATATCGCCGCCGACCAGATGATCATCGACGTGATCCGCTCTTACGCGCCGGGCTTCATCTTCACCACCAGCCTGTCGCCGGTGCTGGTCGCCGGCGCGCTGGCGTCGGTCAAGCACCTCAAGGGCTCGACCGCCGAGCGCGACGGCCAGCACGCCGCCGCCGCCAAGCTCAAGGCGATGATGGCGGAGGCCGGTCTCCCCGTCCTCGCCTCGACCACGCACATCGTCCCGCTGATGGTCGGCGATCCGGTCAAGGCCAAGAAGATCAGCGATGTGCTGCTCGCCGAATATGGCGTCTACGTCCAGCCGATCAACTACCCCACCGTGCCCCGCGGCACCGAGCGGCTGCGCTTCACGCCCGGACCCGCGCATGACGAACCCATGATGCGCGATCTCGTCAACGCTCTCACCGAAATCTGGGGCAGGCTCGAGCTCAGGCTGGCAGCCTAA
- a CDS encoding NnrS family protein, producing MKPDSEIHARLMRLPPVLRGGFRPFFLGGALWALAVVALWVCVLSGGVTLPTAFDPLAWHRHEMLFGYLGAVVAGFLLTAIPNWTGRTPIAGAPLAGLFALWVAGRLAVFFSAAAGPAVALVLDTGFLAVMALIAAREVIAAKNRNFPIVAAVGLFAAANALDHMEALGVPVPAGLGWRCGFAIVLLLVSLIGGRIIPAFTRNWLVKQGRERGLPVQTNRFDIATLLTTALALFAWAASPDSSASGGLLIAAGLLQTIRLARWSGLRTWREPIVLILHISYAWLPLGLLVLGGSAFVWCIPVSAATHALSAGAMASMTLAVMTRASLGHTGRELRADGWTQAIYALVTAGAALRFAAPMLPVDYMPGIAAAGALWGAAFLLFVLAYGPKLLGPRPDGMP from the coding sequence ATGAAACCCGACAGCGAAATCCACGCGCGGCTGATGCGCCTCCCGCCGGTCTTGCGCGGCGGGTTTCGTCCCTTCTTCCTCGGCGGTGCACTATGGGCGCTCGCGGTGGTCGCCTTGTGGGTGTGCGTCCTGTCGGGCGGCGTCACGTTGCCCACCGCCTTCGATCCGCTTGCCTGGCACCGCCACGAGATGCTGTTCGGCTATCTGGGCGCGGTCGTCGCGGGCTTTCTGCTGACCGCGATCCCCAACTGGACCGGGCGCACGCCGATCGCCGGGGCGCCGCTGGCCGGGCTGTTCGCCCTCTGGGTCGCCGGCAGGCTGGCGGTGTTCTTCTCCGCTGCCGCCGGGCCCGCGGTCGCGCTGGTCCTCGATACCGGCTTCCTCGCCGTCATGGCGCTCATCGCCGCGCGCGAGGTCATCGCCGCGAAGAACCGGAATTTTCCGATCGTCGCGGCGGTCGGCTTGTTCGCTGCGGCCAATGCGCTCGATCACATGGAAGCGCTCGGCGTCCCTGTCCCGGCGGGACTCGGCTGGCGCTGCGGATTCGCGATCGTCCTGCTGCTCGTGTCGCTGATCGGCGGGCGGATCATCCCCGCCTTCACGCGCAACTGGCTGGTCAAGCAAGGGCGCGAGCGGGGGCTTCCCGTCCAGACGAACCGCTTCGACATCGCCACCTTGCTGACGACCGCGCTCGCACTGTTCGCCTGGGCGGCCTCGCCCGACAGCAGCGCGAGCGGCGGGTTGCTGATCGCCGCCGGCCTGCTGCAGACGATCCGGCTCGCGCGCTGGTCGGGCTTGCGGACGTGGCGCGAGCCGATCGTGCTCATCCTGCACATTTCCTATGCGTGGCTGCCGCTCGGGCTGCTGGTGCTCGGCGGCAGCGCCTTCGTCTGGTGCATCCCGGTCTCGGCCGCGACGCATGCGCTGAGCGCCGGAGCGATGGCGTCGATGACGCTGGCGGTGATGACGCGGGCGTCGCTCGGCCATACCGGCCGCGAGCTCCGCGCCGATGGCTGGACGCAGGCGATCTATGCGCTCGTCACCGCCGGCGCGGCGCTGCGCTTCGCGGCGCCGATGCTCCCCGTCGATTATATGCCCGGGATCGCCGCCGCCGGGGCGCTGTGGGGCGCGGCGTTCCTGCTGTTCGTGCTCGCTTACGGGCCGAAGCTGCTCGGGCCGCGGCCCGACGGCATGCCCTGA
- a CDS encoding NifU family protein: MNVIEFEATPNPDALRILPGIPLAPAQPRQFTSQNAAADPLATALLAIDGVVRILIGADFVTVVRENAGWAWERLRPQIALALSDVVNGGLALAPPPEPADRAPLGEIGQQIEEVLDRWVRPLLAADGGEAVLVRFDPVDGTAWVRLDGACGGCPSGSITLKRSIEQTIRRWVPEVARVLAAESEAPRDEDPKARFRRWIAEKWGKG; this comes from the coding sequence ATGAACGTTATCGAGTTTGAGGCGACGCCCAATCCCGACGCCCTGCGCATCCTGCCGGGGATTCCCCTCGCGCCCGCGCAGCCACGCCAGTTCACCAGCCAGAATGCCGCCGCTGACCCGCTCGCGACCGCGCTGCTGGCGATCGACGGCGTCGTGCGCATTCTGATCGGCGCGGACTTCGTGACCGTGGTGCGCGAGAATGCCGGCTGGGCCTGGGAAAGGTTGCGGCCCCAGATCGCGCTCGCTTTGTCGGATGTCGTCAACGGGGGTCTTGCGCTCGCGCCACCGCCCGAGCCGGCGGATCGCGCGCCGCTGGGCGAGATCGGGCAGCAGATCGAAGAGGTGCTCGACCGGTGGGTCCGGCCGCTATTGGCGGCGGACGGTGGCGAAGCGGTGCTCGTGCGCTTCGATCCGGTCGACGGGACCGCCTGGGTCCGCTTGGACGGCGCGTGCGGCGGCTGTCCGTCTGGCAGCATCACGCTCAAGCGCAGCATCGAGCAGACGATCCGTCGCTGGGTTCCGGAAGTGGCGCGGGTGCTGGCTGCGGAAAGCGAGGCGCCGCGCGACGAAGATCCCAAGGCGCGCTTCCGCCGCTGGATCGCCGAGAAATGGGGAAAGGGCTAG
- a CDS encoding response regulator, which translates to MSRPRILLVDDDPAVRSSIAFALEIEGFDVATFGSAEALLSVGVAAPHACMVFDHRLPGLDGLALLAALRIRGEQAPAIIITSNPPQRLRQRVLDAGARLVEKPLLSDALVAAVREAASREGSAR; encoded by the coding sequence ATGTCGAGGCCCCGCATCCTTCTTGTCGACGACGATCCGGCGGTCCGCTCGTCAATCGCCTTCGCGCTCGAGATCGAAGGCTTCGACGTGGCCACGTTCGGCAGCGCCGAGGCGCTGCTCTCGGTCGGCGTTGCCGCGCCGCATGCCTGCATGGTGTTCGACCATCGCCTGCCTGGCCTGGATGGCCTCGCATTGCTGGCGGCGTTGCGGATACGCGGCGAGCAGGCGCCCGCCATCATCATCACCAGCAACCCCCCGCAACGGCTTCGCCAGCGCGTGTTGGACGCGGGCGCCCGGCTGGTCGAGAAGCCGCTGCTCAGCGACGCGCTCGTCGCGGCGGTGCGGGAAGCTGCGTCTCGTGAAGGGAGCGCGCGATGA
- the ubiM gene encoding 5-demethoxyubiquinol-8 5-hydroxylase UbiM — protein sequence MQDDIIIVGAGPAGLSLANSLAGHGLSIALVERQSLEQLEAPEFDGREIALTHRSVGILNGLSVWPELAAEAAPMREARVLNGASPFALTFDSGQAIEGLLGWLVPNHAIRRALYRAVLSRPDVRIVTGAEAAAVHTRASGAELRLRDGRSLRGRLLVAADSRMSAVRDMLGISAHIRRTGRAMLVCRMEHDGDHARTATEWFDHGQTLALLPLNGRMSSAVITLPSHEAERLMALGTEAFEAEMERRFAHRMGRMRLASSRHLYPLTITWSRHFAATRAALVGDAAVGMHPVTAHGFNLGLLGQHGLARQVLRAARRGGDPGAEGPLKRYEALHRLACRPLYDATNALVALYTRESPVARLARPAVLRLGQRLPLARRGIGALLAQR from the coding sequence ATGCAGGACGACATCATCATCGTCGGCGCGGGGCCGGCCGGGCTGAGCCTTGCCAACTCGCTGGCGGGGCACGGCCTCTCCATCGCCCTGGTCGAGCGCCAATCGCTGGAGCAGCTGGAGGCCCCGGAGTTCGACGGCCGCGAGATCGCGCTCACCCATCGCTCGGTCGGTATCCTCAATGGGCTTTCGGTCTGGCCCGAACTCGCTGCCGAAGCCGCACCCATGCGCGAGGCGCGGGTATTGAACGGTGCATCTCCCTTCGCCCTGACCTTTGATTCCGGCCAGGCGATCGAAGGGCTGTTGGGATGGCTCGTGCCGAACCACGCGATCCGCCGCGCGCTCTATCGGGCCGTGCTATCGCGACCCGATGTGCGGATTGTGACCGGGGCCGAGGCGGCTGCGGTCCACACCCGCGCATCGGGCGCCGAGTTGCGGCTGCGCGATGGGCGCTCGCTTCGCGGCCGCCTGCTCGTCGCCGCCGATTCGAGGATGTCGGCGGTCCGCGACATGCTGGGCATTTCCGCGCATATTCGCCGCACCGGCCGCGCGATGCTGGTATGCCGCATGGAGCATGACGGCGATCATGCGCGAACCGCGACCGAATGGTTCGATCACGGCCAGACGCTGGCGCTCCTGCCGCTGAACGGGCGTATGTCGTCGGCGGTGATCACGCTGCCGTCGCACGAGGCCGAGCGGCTGATGGCGCTCGGCACCGAAGCGTTCGAGGCCGAGATGGAGCGCCGCTTCGCCCATCGCATGGGCCGGATGCGGCTCGCCAGCTCGCGGCATCTCTATCCGCTGACCATCACCTGGTCGCGCCATTTCGCGGCGACACGCGCGGCGCTGGTCGGCGATGCCGCGGTGGGGATGCATCCGGTGACCGCGCACGGCTTCAATCTCGGGCTGCTTGGCCAGCACGGGCTCGCGCGGCAGGTGCTCCGCGCGGCGCGGCGCGGAGGCGATCCCGGCGCCGAGGGCCCGCTTAAGCGCTACGAGGCGCTCCACCGGCTCGCCTGCCGTCCGCTCTACGACGCGACCAACGCGCTGGTGGCGCTCTACACCCGCGAAAGTCCCGTCGCGCGCCTGGCCCGGCCCGCCGTGCTGAGGCTGGGACAACGGTTGCCGCTGGCGCGGCGGGGGATCGGCGCGCTGCTCGCCCAGCGTTAG
- a CDS encoding helix-turn-helix domain-containing protein translates to MHIRNLAAADPQLADDHSCFGCPVRDLAICNSLTQIELAVFRDSGSKRRLQPGEPLCWEGDEAAYVYTVTRGTLRLSKLLSDGRRQVTGFAFPGDFLGVTMEDEHPFTAEAVSEVELCQYRRSRFDAFVDSHPHIERRLYSAAASELAAARDQLVLLGRKTAAERLASFLLQMTRRSEQSPGKPLRATLPMTRTDIADYLGLRIETVSRELGMLKTSGLVRMVGVHELWVLDREGLELRGAD, encoded by the coding sequence ATGCATATCCGCAACCTAGCCGCCGCGGATCCGCAGCTTGCCGACGATCACTCCTGCTTCGGCTGCCCGGTGCGCGATCTCGCGATATGCAACAGCCTCACCCAGATCGAGCTCGCGGTGTTTCGCGACAGCGGCTCGAAAAGGCGTCTCCAGCCCGGCGAGCCGCTATGCTGGGAGGGTGACGAGGCCGCTTATGTCTATACCGTGACGCGCGGCACGCTTCGGCTCTCGAAGCTGCTTTCGGACGGCAGGCGGCAGGTCACCGGCTTCGCCTTTCCGGGCGACTTCCTCGGCGTGACGATGGAGGACGAGCACCCCTTCACCGCCGAGGCGGTGTCCGAAGTCGAACTCTGCCAGTATCGCCGCAGCCGGTTCGACGCCTTTGTCGATTCGCACCCGCATATTGAGCGGCGCCTGTATTCGGCGGCTGCGAGCGAGCTCGCCGCTGCCCGGGACCAGCTCGTCCTGCTCGGCCGCAAGACCGCGGCGGAGCGACTCGCCAGCTTCCTGCTCCAGATGACGCGGCGGAGCGAGCAGAGCCCGGGCAAGCCCTTGCGGGCGACGCTGCCGATGACCCGCACCGACATCGCCGACTATCTCGGCCTCCGTATCGAGACCGTCAGCCGCGAGCTCGGCATGCTCAAGACCAGCGGCCTCGTGCGCATGGTCGGCGTCCACGAATTGTGGGTTCTCGATCGCGAAGGCCTGGAACTGCGCGGCGCGGACTGA
- a CDS encoding nitric-oxide reductase large subunit, which yields MHSRKLWLWLGAIFVLSFAVLGLIGREIYVKAPPVPETVVTTQGDIVYTKDQIQSGREAWQTLGGMQLGSVWGHGGYVAPDWGADWLHREALALLDIWAQKEKAKPFAQLGAEEQASLRERLKTELRTNSYDAKTGAITVSAERAQAMAQVGDHYARLFSSDPRLTHLREQYAIPERSLVRARDRTDIGAFFFWTAWTSVTQRPDDTISYTNNWPHEPLVGNTPSASLGMWSIASVLFLIAGVGWLTWHQARRGEDEHAEAPAADPLLGMTPTPSMKASLKYFYTALALFLTQVLLGAITAHYAVEGHDFYGIAISDVIPYALTRTWHTQLGIFWIATAWLATGLYVAPMLSGHEPKFQRFGVNLLWVALLVVVVGSFAGEWFAIQQKLGHGANFWFGHMGYEFVDLGRFWAILLFAGLMIWLTLVGRALWPALKTPTESRGLIGMVFVSTICIGLFFGAALTWGRHSPLSMIEYFRWWVVHLWVEGFFEVFATAVIALIFAGLGLVRARAANTAVVFSTAVFLTGGILGTLHHLYFSGTTTPIIAWGAMFSALEVVPLALLGVEAFHNYRMTKAAPWVQTYKWPILFFVAVSFWNLVGAGILGFAINPPISLYYVQGLNLTASHGHAALFGVYGMLGIGLMLFCLRTTFRGANWSDALLKPVFWTLNLGLAGMVFLSLVPAGLYQAYHSVTNSFWYARSPEIVHSRVMETLVWMRVPGDIVFGTGAIVLALFMARLLFARRGPRGVYAEPELVPAE from the coding sequence ATGCACTCCAGGAAGTTGTGGCTGTGGCTGGGGGCGATATTTGTGCTCTCGTTCGCGGTCCTCGGCCTTATCGGCCGGGAAATCTATGTGAAGGCGCCGCCGGTGCCCGAGACGGTGGTCACCACGCAGGGCGACATCGTCTACACCAAGGACCAGATCCAGTCCGGCCGCGAAGCCTGGCAGACGCTGGGCGGCATGCAGCTCGGCTCGGTCTGGGGCCATGGCGGCTATGTCGCGCCGGATTGGGGCGCCGACTGGCTCCACCGCGAAGCGCTCGCGCTGCTCGACATCTGGGCGCAGAAGGAGAAGGCCAAGCCCTTCGCCCAGCTCGGTGCGGAAGAGCAGGCATCACTCCGGGAGCGGCTCAAGACCGAGCTTCGCACAAACAGCTACGATGCCAAGACCGGCGCGATCACCGTGTCGGCGGAGCGCGCGCAGGCGATGGCGCAGGTCGGGGATCATTATGCCCGGCTGTTCAGCAGTGATCCCCGGCTTACGCACCTGCGCGAGCAATATGCGATTCCCGAGCGTTCGCTCGTCCGCGCACGCGACCGTACCGATATCGGCGCCTTCTTCTTCTGGACCGCCTGGACCAGCGTGACGCAGCGGCCGGACGATACGATCAGCTACACCAACAACTGGCCGCACGAGCCGCTGGTCGGCAACACGCCTTCGGCCTCGCTTGGCATGTGGTCGATCGCGAGCGTGCTGTTCCTGATCGCCGGGGTGGGCTGGCTGACCTGGCATCAGGCGCGCCGCGGCGAGGACGAGCATGCCGAGGCGCCGGCGGCCGATCCGCTGCTCGGCATGACGCCGACGCCGTCGATGAAGGCGTCGCTCAAATATTTCTACACCGCGCTCGCCTTGTTCCTGACGCAGGTGCTGCTGGGCGCGATCACCGCCCATTACGCAGTGGAGGGCCACGACTTCTACGGCATCGCGATATCCGACGTCATCCCCTATGCCCTGACCCGTACCTGGCACACGCAACTAGGCATATTCTGGATCGCCACCGCGTGGCTGGCGACCGGGCTGTACGTCGCGCCGATGCTCTCGGGCCACGAGCCCAAATTCCAGCGGTTTGGCGTCAACCTGCTCTGGGTGGCGCTGCTCGTCGTCGTCGTCGGATCGTTCGCGGGCGAATGGTTCGCGATCCAGCAGAAGCTCGGGCACGGCGCCAATTTCTGGTTCGGCCACATGGGCTACGAGTTCGTCGATCTGGGCCGCTTCTGGGCGATCCTGCTGTTCGCTGGGCTGATGATCTGGTTGACCCTGGTCGGCCGGGCATTGTGGCCGGCGCTCAAGACCCCGACCGAGAGCCGCGGGCTGATCGGCATGGTGTTCGTCTCGACGATCTGCATCGGCCTGTTCTTCGGTGCGGCGCTGACCTGGGGGCGGCACAGCCCGCTGTCGATGATCGAGTATTTCCGCTGGTGGGTGGTCCATCTGTGGGTCGAGGGCTTCTTCGAGGTCTTCGCCACGGCGGTGATTGCGCTCATCTTCGCGGGGCTCGGTCTGGTGCGCGCCCGGGCGGCGAACACCGCGGTGGTCTTCTCGACCGCGGTGTTCCTGACCGGCGGCATCCTCGGCACGCTCCACCACCTCTATTTCTCCGGCACCACGACTCCGATCATCGCCTGGGGCGCGATGTTCTCGGCGCTCGAAGTCGTGCCGCTGGCGCTGTTGGGGGTGGAGGCGTTCCACAACTATCGCATGACCAAGGCCGCGCCCTGGGTGCAGACCTACAAATGGCCGATCCTGTTCTTCGTGGCGGTGTCGTTCTGGAACCTGGTCGGCGCCGGCATCCTCGGCTTCGCGATCAATCCGCCGATCTCGCTCTACTATGTTCAGGGCCTCAACCTGACGGCGAGCCACGGCCATGCCGCGCTGTTCGGGGTCTATGGCATGCTCGGCATCGGGCTGATGCTGTTCTGCCTGCGCACCACCTTCCGCGGTGCCAACTGGTCGGACGCGCTGCTCAAGCCCGTGTTCTGGACGCTCAATCTCGGGCTCGCCGGCATGGTGTTCCTGAGTCTCGTGCCCGCCGGGCTGTACCAGGCGTATCACAGCGTCACCAACAGCTTCTGGTACGCGCGCTCGCCGGAGATCGTCCACAGCCGCGTCATGGAGACCCTGGTATGGATGCGCGTGCCCGGCGACATCGTGTTCGGCACCGGCGCGATCGTGCTGGCGCTGTTCATGGCGCGGCTGCTCTTCGCGCGGCGCGGGCCGCGCGGCGTCTATGCCGAGCCGGAGCTGGTGCCCGCCGAATAA